A single genomic interval of Syntrophorhabdus sp. harbors:
- a CDS encoding ABC transporter ATP-binding protein — MDVGAIVSIQRLCKSYHRGDQVIRVLSDISFTIAEGEFLALMGPSGSGKSTLLNLIAGIDKPDSGSIVIGDIDVTTLTETELAKWRALNVGFIFQFYNLIPVLTAFENVELPLLLTPLSRSERREHVEMALRVVGLADRMDHYPSQLSGGQEQRVAIARAIVTDPTILVADEPTGDLDRNSAEEIMDLMDRLNGESKKTIIMVTHDPRAAKKAHVIRHLDKGILTNADPQDTL, encoded by the coding sequence ATGGATGTCGGGGCCATAGTCTCCATTCAGAGACTCTGCAAGTCCTATCATCGCGGGGATCAGGTCATCCGGGTCCTGAGCGATATCAGCTTCACTATTGCCGAAGGAGAGTTCCTGGCGCTCATGGGTCCCTCGGGATCGGGCAAGAGCACGCTCCTCAATCTCATCGCTGGCATCGACAAGCCCGACAGCGGCTCGATCGTGATAGGGGACATCGACGTCACGACGCTCACCGAAACGGAGCTCGCGAAATGGCGCGCCCTCAACGTTGGCTTCATCTTTCAGTTCTACAATCTCATCCCCGTGCTGACGGCCTTCGAGAACGTGGAACTGCCGCTTTTGCTGACGCCCCTTTCGCGTTCCGAACGCAGGGAGCACGTCGAGATGGCCTTGAGGGTGGTGGGTCTTGCCGACCGGATGGACCACTACCCGTCGCAGCTCTCAGGCGGGCAGGAGCAGCGCGTCGCGATAGCGCGGGCCATCGTCACCGACCCCACCATACTCGTTGCCGACGAACCCACGGGGGACCTGGACAGGAATTCGGCCGAGGAGATCATGGACCTCATGGACCGGTTGAACGGCGAGTCGAAGAAGACCATCATCATGGTCACCCACGATCCGCGGGCCGCGAAGAAGGCGCATGTCATACGGCACCTCGACAAGGGCATCCTTACCAATGCAGATCCTCAAGATACTCTTTAA